A DNA window from Mariprofundus aestuarium contains the following coding sequences:
- a CDS encoding efflux RND transporter periplasmic adaptor subunit: MSYRICDNHVMKSPQSFSFLRMFALLALLAGGCSDQGDGPKPVAAKPVVVLKAYMLPLHDRVEALGTAQASESITITAGVAGKLEEVNFRDGELVRKGQVIVRMDQDEEQAQLVAASAQLAEHQREISRLEALLARKAAASRDLDERKTLAALTASSIKQIRARIGELTLTAPFDGRLGIRRVSPGALIQPGTVITTLDASGVIKLDFTIPSTQLQGLKAGLRIEARSDSLPGQIFAGQVAAIDSRIDPVSRSILLRAVVDNSDGLLIPGMLMRVTLLKEKREALVLPEESITQKQDKHFITLVNANGVAELRAVQTGLRRDGLVEIRQGLAAGEQVVVRGMGFIKAGQRVEISESWNRIRDSQYPAQEESR; encoded by the coding sequence ATGTCATACAGAATCTGCGATAACCACGTTATGAAATCACCTCAATCTTTTAGCTTCCTGCGGATGTTCGCGCTGCTTGCCCTGCTGGCAGGCGGTTGCAGTGATCAGGGCGATGGTCCAAAGCCGGTTGCAGCGAAACCTGTAGTCGTACTGAAAGCCTATATGCTCCCCCTGCATGACCGGGTTGAAGCGCTTGGTACTGCGCAGGCTAGTGAGTCGATCACCATCACGGCCGGGGTGGCGGGCAAGCTTGAAGAGGTGAATTTCAGAGATGGGGAGCTGGTGCGCAAAGGTCAGGTGATTGTCCGCATGGATCAGGATGAGGAGCAGGCGCAACTGGTTGCGGCTAGCGCCCAGTTGGCCGAACATCAGCGCGAAATCAGCCGGCTTGAAGCACTGCTGGCCCGCAAGGCTGCCGCCAGCCGCGATCTCGATGAACGTAAAACGCTGGCCGCTCTTACTGCCAGCAGCATCAAACAGATCAGAGCCCGGATCGGTGAACTTACCTTGACAGCACCATTTGACGGCAGGTTAGGCATTCGTCGCGTCAGTCCCGGCGCCCTGATCCAGCCCGGTACGGTGATCACCACGCTGGATGCTTCCGGTGTGATTAAACTCGATTTTACGATTCCCTCCACCCAGCTACAGGGGCTGAAAGCAGGTCTCCGCATCGAGGCGAGAAGCGATTCGCTGCCGGGCCAGATCTTTGCTGGCCAGGTCGCAGCCATTGATTCGCGCATCGACCCGGTGAGTCGTTCGATCCTGTTGCGGGCAGTGGTCGATAATTCTGATGGTCTGCTGATTCCCGGTATGCTGATGCGGGTGACCCTGCTAAAGGAAAAGCGGGAGGCGCTGGTTCTGCCTGAGGAGAGTATCACCCAGAAGCAGGATAAACACTTCATTACGCTGGTGAATGCCAATGGTGTTGCAGAGCTCAGAGCTGTACAGACCGGGCTGCGCAGGGACGGGCTTGTAGAGATCCGCCAGGGGCTGGCTGCCGGTGAGCAGGTGGTGGTGCGCGGCATGGGCTTTATCAAGGCGGGGCAAAGGGTGGAGATCAGTGAAAGCTGGAATCGTATTCGCGATAGCCAGTATCCTGCTCAAGAAGAGTCCCGGTAA
- the hpf gene encoding ribosome hibernation-promoting factor, HPF/YfiA family: protein MQQPLQITTHNLSLSDVAEERIRSRAEKLERFCDQIISCHVTVDAPHHHKQKGESYDVNIAITVPGEELVVKHEPDEDVYVAIRDSFDAAERRLKEHSERRSGEARRHAGKS from the coding sequence ATGCAGCAACCTTTGCAAATCACCACTCACAACCTCTCCCTCTCCGATGTCGCCGAGGAGCGAATCCGCAGCCGGGCGGAAAAACTGGAACGCTTCTGCGACCAGATCATCAGCTGCCATGTGACCGTGGATGCCCCCCATCATCACAAGCAGAAGGGCGAATCCTACGATGTGAACATCGCCATCACCGTGCCCGGTGAAGAGCTGGTGGTAAAACATGAGCCCGATGAAGATGTTTATGTCGCCATCCGCGACAGCTTTGATGCAGCTGAGCGCAGGCTTAAGGAGCACAGTGAGCGGCGCTCCGGTGAAGCAAGGCGTCATGCCGGCAAAAGCTAG
- a CDS encoding protein-L-isoaspartate(D-aspartate) O-methyltransferase, giving the protein MKNMNLHEMVTEQIAHRGVADERVLAAMSTVPRQRFVLPEDINDACGDFPLPIGYHQTISQPYIVAYMCELARLSEHDRVLEVGTGSGYNAAVIAQLVGKVYSIEIVPELAQRAAATLKALHYDNINIRHSDGYDGWQDKAPFDAIIVTAATEQIPQPLLDQLTEGGRLVIPLGNPYSSQELILVEKRKGQIAATAKLPVRFVPLTGKHVGR; this is encoded by the coding sequence ATGAAGAACATGAATCTGCATGAGATGGTTACCGAGCAGATTGCACATCGCGGTGTGGCCGATGAACGCGTGCTTGCCGCAATGAGCACGGTCCCCCGCCAGCGCTTCGTGTTGCCGGAGGATATCAACGATGCCTGCGGCGATTTCCCACTACCCATCGGCTACCATCAAACCATCTCACAGCCCTATATCGTCGCCTATATGTGCGAGCTGGCCCGCCTCTCCGAGCACGACCGGGTGCTTGAGGTGGGAACCGGCTCAGGCTACAACGCCGCCGTTATCGCCCAGCTTGTTGGAAAGGTCTACAGCATCGAGATTGTGCCGGAGCTTGCACAGCGCGCAGCAGCCACCCTCAAAGCACTGCATTACGACAATATCAACATTCGTCACAGTGACGGCTATGACGGCTGGCAGGATAAAGCGCCGTTTGATGCCATCATCGTCACCGCAGCGACAGAGCAGATTCCACAGCCACTGCTTGACCAGTTGACCGAGGGCGGGCGTCTGGTGATTCCGCTGGGGAACCCCTATTCGAGTCAGGAGCTGATACTGGTGGAGAAGCGAAAAGGGCAGATCGCGGCAACGGCAAAGCTGCCGGTCCGTTTTGTGCCGCTGACCGGCAAGCATGTGGGGAGGTAG
- a CDS encoding restriction endonuclease has translation MKRKKESAIIALLAKPWWVSGLLAAGALLIPYIVKFIFPSGSTQSGIAFKNNIVTGAELLSLLLAGGLLIIALYVLAKELFAKKPQTSATSRRQSVTAKEAAANETPVQVAPAADIPEKPPLSWSRELLQSLNKNQFKTLCEALFNDLGLLARSSDCGADFDLYPGSSPEDPVAIAKCKSSTYPVNARDVLEFCGIVDQTGIGKAYFVTASSFTADARNFATTCDLSLISGKQLLKLISSRSQEKSAELLKLATADEQLPVD, from the coding sequence ATGAAAAGAAAAAAAGAATCTGCAATTATTGCCCTGCTTGCCAAACCCTGGTGGGTAAGTGGCCTGCTTGCAGCTGGCGCACTCCTTATCCCTTATATCGTGAAATTTATTTTTCCGTCTGGCTCGACCCAGTCGGGTATCGCCTTCAAAAATAATATCGTCACTGGGGCCGAACTGCTCTCACTCCTCCTCGCAGGGGGGCTGCTGATCATTGCGCTCTATGTACTTGCAAAAGAGCTGTTTGCGAAAAAACCACAAACCAGCGCGACTTCACGGCGTCAATCGGTAACCGCAAAAGAAGCTGCTGCCAATGAGACTCCTGTGCAGGTAGCCCCGGCTGCCGATATTCCGGAAAAACCACCTCTAAGCTGGAGCCGTGAATTGCTGCAGTCGCTTAACAAAAATCAATTCAAGACACTATGCGAAGCGCTGTTCAACGATCTGGGACTGCTTGCCCGAAGCAGCGACTGCGGCGCAGATTTCGACCTCTATCCCGGGAGTTCTCCCGAAGATCCTGTTGCCATCGCCAAGTGCAAATCCAGTACATATCCGGTTAATGCAAGGGATGTACTTGAATTTTGCGGCATCGTGGATCAGACAGGAATCGGCAAAGCATATTTTGTGACCGCATCATCATTCACCGCTGATGCCCGAAATTTCGCCACTACGTGTGATCTCTCCCTGATCAGCGGCAAGCAGCTACTCAAGTTGATTTCTTCCCGTTCACAGGAGAAGTCTGCAGAACTTCTCAAGCTTGCAACCGCTGATGAGCAGCTGCCTGTGGACTGA
- the leuD gene encoding 3-isopropylmalate dehydratase small subunit, with protein MQAFTTLNGLVAPMDRANVDTDAIIPKQFLKSIKRTGYGPFLFDEWRYEDRGEPEMDCTNRPKRANFVLNLPRYQGAQVLLARENFGCGSSREHAPWAILDCGFTCVIAPSFADIFYNNCFKNGILPIVFDDAIVDQLFKETYASEGYALTVDLQAQTVTTPSGQRFAFDVDDFRKHCLLNGLDDIGLTLQESDAIRSYEAKRAQEAPWLF; from the coding sequence ATGCAGGCATTTACTACTCTGAACGGTCTGGTCGCTCCGATGGATCGCGCCAATGTCGATACCGATGCGATCATTCCCAAGCAGTTCCTTAAAAGCATCAAGAGAACCGGTTACGGCCCGTTCCTTTTTGATGAGTGGCGTTATGAAGACCGCGGCGAGCCTGAGATGGATTGCACGAATCGTCCGAAACGCGCCAATTTCGTACTGAACCTGCCACGCTATCAGGGCGCACAGGTTCTGCTGGCACGCGAGAACTTCGGCTGCGGCTCCTCACGCGAGCATGCACCGTGGGCAATTCTTGATTGTGGTTTCACCTGTGTGATTGCGCCGAGCTTTGCCGATATCTTTTACAACAACTGTTTCAAGAACGGTATCCTGCCGATCGTGTTCGATGATGCGATTGTCGACCAGTTGTTCAAGGAGACCTACGCCAGCGAGGGGTATGCCCTGACTGTTGATTTGCAGGCGCAGACGGTAACAACACCATCGGGCCAGCGTTTTGCCTTTGATGTGGATGATTTCCGCAAGCATTGCCTGCTTAATGGTCTGGATGATATCGGACTGACGTTGCAGGAGTCAGATGCGATTCGCTCATACGAAGCTAAACGCGCCCAGGAAGCCCCCTGGCTCTTCTGA